The Deinococcus sp. LM3 genomic interval CTGTCCCCGGTGGGCGCGGCGGGGCGCGTCTGTGCCCCGGCAGGCTCCGGGTGTTCCGGCTGGCCCTCGGGCGTCCGCGTGACCTGCGCCAGGGCGGCAGCGGCGGGGAGTTCCGGCTCCTGAGCGGATGGAAGGTCGGCGGGCGTGGCCGGGTCGGGTGCGGCGGCGCCCGCCGGAGGCTGCACTGCGTCCCGGTCGTCCGGGCGGGTGTTCAGGGCCAGGGTCTCCAGGAACGAGGCGGGCCTCAGCGGGCCACTGCGCCCGGCGTCTGCCGCCGCGCCCGGCCGTTCCGGGGCGGGCGCAGCGGTCCGTTCGGGTGCCGGGGGCAGCAGACCCAGGGGCGGCGTGCTGGACAGACCGGCGGCCAGCGCCTCGGCATAGTCGCCATACGGATCACTGTCGCCATAGGAAGCGTTTTCGCCGTGGGAATCGCTGTCGCCATACGGATTGCTGTCGCCACGCAGATCAGGTTCGCCGGACGGACCGGCTTCCCGGTGCCGGTCGCTGGCCGGGACCTCCCCGGCGGCGGGCGTCCACAGCGGACGCTGCCCGGGCCGCTGGCCCGGCAGGTCGCGGGGCGCAACGGACTCCGGCTGGAGGGCCGGGCCAGCCACTGGCGCGGCCGCGGCGCGGGAACGCTCAGGGGGCGCGGCGGGCGGCAGCGTGGGCGCAGCCTGCGGGAAGGCGGGCTGGCGGGAAGTGGGCTGCGGTGCGGCCGGGAGCGCGATCAGCCGCGCCTGAACGCGCCGGGGACCGCCGGACCGGACGGGCGGCGCGGCGGGCGGGACCGTGGGCAGGAAGGGGCCGCGAACCGGCAGGGCGGTCGCAGCGGGAGAAGACGGGAAGGTCCCGGGTGTGAAGGCGCGGTCCTGTTGGGTGACGGCCATCTGCCCGGCGTGTTTCAGGCGGCGCAGCCGCTCGTCGAAAATACTCACTTCGCTCCTTTGTTGGCCGGTTCCCGCCGGACGGGCGGGCCGCGCCGGGGCACGTTCAGCGGCTGGTCTGCAGGAACCCGGAGTGCGCGAGTTCCAGCGTCTCCACCGACACGGCGTCGCCGTTGCCGCTGAAGGTCGGGCCGCTCCACTTGACCGGGTACGCCTGCAGCAGTTCAAAACGCATCCGGACCTGCGCCTCGAGCGCCTGCCCGCCGGCGGCGGTGCGGCTGGCCTGCGGGTGGTCGTAGACGGTGACCGTGACGTTCCGGACGTCCAGGTAGCCCTGCACGATGTTCAGGTGCCATTCGAGCAGTTCGTTCCCGGCGACCAGTCCGCGCTTGAGGATCAGGTTCCCGACGCGCGAGCGGACCGGGAGGCGCAGCACGCGGTCGTTCACGCCGCCCTCGATGAAGTCCATGGTTTCCGTCTCGACCTGCAGCCCGCTGACCTCACTGAACGCCGCGTACTCCAGTCCGTCGATGGACACCTGGTAGCGGTGGTTGCTCAGGATGGACAGGGAACTGCGCTGCGGGTTGCCGTCCTGCCGGTGGGTGGGCCGCGCGGCCGGTGTGGGAATGGGGTCGTTGCCGCCGGCGGTGAAGGTCACCTGTCCCAGCGGGCCGAGGCGCAGGGTGGCGGTGACGCGGGGGCGGCCACGGTTGAAACTGGCGGTTGCTTTGAAGTCCATAGGTCCTCAGCGGGTTCCGGTGTTCCGGGCGAGGTCGAGGCGCAGGTCCTCGAGCATCAGCTGGTACACGCGCCGGGTCACTTCTTCGAGGTCGATGGTCGGGGCGGGCGTGGCGCGCGCCCCGACCGGGGTCGCGCTGGCCTGCCGGGCGGGTGTGGTGGGCCGGGGCGCGCCGGTCATGCGGGCACGCTTCCGGCCCCCAGGTCGAGTTCCAGCAGGGCGCCGCAGTGCGGGCATTCCGTCTCGATCACGTCGTCCGGGAAGGCGCCGGTGGCCTGCGCCGCTGCGGCCGGACCGGGCGCGGTCTGGGTGGGCGCGCTCCAGGTGGGAGCCTGGGCGGTGTTCATCTGACTGTAGAGGGTCTGCAGGTACGCGAAGTCCGCGGCGGGCAGCACGCCCAGAATCTCGGGCGTGACCGGCGCGAAGGGGCCCAGTCGGGTGACGACGCGGGCGAGCAGCAGCAGCGGGTAGTAGGCTTCGTTGCGCTGGACGCGCGGGTCACCGAGCGGTTCGATCTCGTCGAGCGCGGTGGCCAGACGCATCACGCCGCTGCGGTGAACCTGCCCGTCGGACGTGAACAGTCCGACGGGCAGCATGAAAGGCAGTTCGTTCACGCTTCAATCCGCACGGCGCGCTTAGCCGCCCGCGGGAACGCGCTTGTAGCCTTCGTGCGTGATGGTCAGTTCCTCGATGGCGACCTCGTTGCTCTTGGCGTCGTAGGTGGGGCCGTTGAGTTTGCTGGGCCAGGCGCGCTCGAAGGTCCAGGCGGCGACGGGTTCGCCCTTCTGGTTGTGCAGGGTGATGGTGCCGCTGCGGCGGGCCTCGTCCATGTTGCCTTCCTCGACCTGCTGGCGCCACGTCCACATGTCCATGTCGTTGGTGATGCCGCGCTTGAGGACGATGTCGTTGTACTTCATGGTGCCGGGTTCGCGGATCAGGACGGCGCGGCCCTTGGCGTCGGTGGCGCGGTACTCGACAACCTGGCTCTCGCTGCCCAGGCCGGTGCATTCGCGGAAGGCGCCGACGACCTTGTTGTCGAACTGAACGCTGAAGTAGGCGGCGACGAGGGGGTCCTTGCGGGTGGGTGCGGTCATAGGGGTACCTCCAGTGAGGGGAGTGGGGATTCAGGAGCCGGCATGCGGACGGTGGTGTCGGGATCTGCTGGGGCGGCGCGCGGGTCCGGGAGGATGGAGGGAAACAGTCGCGGCGCGCCGCTCAGACGTGGATGGTCCGGAAGTCGTGAGGGGGCCGGAAGCCCGGCAGGGTGTTACTGACCGCCGCCGGCGTGCTGGCTGAAGCGGAACACGATGAACTCGGCGGGTTTGACGGGGGCCATGCCGATCTCGACCTGCAGGATGCCGCGGTCGCGGATCTCGTCGGGGTTCAGTTCGGCGTCGCACTTGACGTAGAAGGCCTCGCGGGTGGTGTTGCCGAACAGCGCGCCGTCCCGCCAGACGCTGGTGAGGAAGGAGTTGATGTCGCGGCGGATGCGGAACCACAGGTTCTCGTCGTTGGGTTCGAACACCGCCCACTGCGTGCCGCGTTCGATGCTGGTCTCGACGTAGTTGAACAGGCGGCGGACCGGAACGTAACGCCACTGGGCGTTGCTGGACAGCGTCCGGGCGCCCCAGACGCGCACGCCCATGCCGGGGAACTCGCGGATGCAGTTCACGCCGATGGGGTTCAGGATGTCCTGCTCGCTCTTGGTGATCTGGATGGCCGGCCCGAGGATGCCGCGCACGACCTCGTTGGCGGGGGCCTTGTGAACGCCGCGTTCCACGTCGTTGCGGGCGTAGATGCCGGCCACGAAGCCGCTGGGCGGGACCATCATGGGGTTGCCGTCGGGGCCCTCGATCTTCATCCAGGGGTAGTACATGGCGGCGTAGCTGGAGTCGAAGTTGGTGTCCACGTTGCGCCACTTCACGGCCTGCTGGGGGGTCAGGTCGGGGGGCGTGTCGAGCAGCGCGATGCGGTTGGCGTTGCGTTCGCAGTGGTCGATCAGGGCGCGCTGCACGGCCTTGACGCCGTCCGCGCCGATCATGCCGGCCTGGTAGGCGCTCATCAGGTCGGGCACGGCGATCATGCTGACTTCCTCGGCGATCTCGAGGCTCTCGATGCCGCTGCGGCTGTCGACGCTGCCCACGAAGTCCTGGCCCTTGAGTTCGCGGCCCTGCTCGATGACGTTGCTGTCGGCCTGCAGGACGTAGGTGCCGGCCTCGGGGGCGCGTTCGACGAGCGGGCCGGTGGAGCTGGCCTCCTCGATGGTGATGAGGGTGCTTTCCTTGTTGATGACCTCGGCGACGTTACGGGCGTGTTTCTTGCCGATGGAGACGTTGGGGAAGGTCTCGGTCAGGTCGTTGCGGGTGACTTTCAGGGTGAACAGGCCGTCGCTGCCCTCGTCGGGGTTCTCGGCGGGTTTGCCGTCCTTGCCTTTGGGGGCGGCGTCGGTCTTGACCGGGTCGGGGGCGAGCACCTCGATCTGGATGTCGCTCTGGCGGCCGTCGCGGGCGACGATGCTGAGGCTGGGCACGGCCTTGCTGGCGCGGCTGGGCAGCTGCAGCGGGCGGGCGGCCTCGACGGTGCGGGCGGTGCGGGCGTCGGTCTGGTTGGGCACGAGGCGCACGACGTAGCAGCGGGTGCCGCCGTTGTTGAAGTACGCGTAGACGCTCTGGGCGAGGTACGCGCCGTCCATGAAGGGGTTGCGGGCGCCGCTGGCGTCGGCGGTGCCGAAGATCTCCTTGAACTGCTGCCAGTTGGCGACGAAGACCGGGGTATTGGCGGGGCCGTTGGGTGCGAAGCCGACGAAGGCGGCGGTGGTGGTGCTGACACCCTCGATGGGGCGGGGTCCGCTCTGTGATTCCTCGATGTAGACGCCGGGCGACAGGTATTCGGGCATGGATTCCTCCGGAAGTTGGGTGCAGGGTTGAAGGTGACGCGGCCGGTGCGGGCGGCGCCTGTGGCTGTGAGATATCCAACATGGCAGATGCGGCGGGAGCCGTCCACCGCATGTGAGCAGACGCGGGGCGGGGGGCGCCTCTATACTGACCCGTTCATCACTTAACCGCGAGGATAAACCTTGAAAAATACTGCTCAGGGACGAGAAAAATCAGTGTATTTCCGCACATGCCTCCGCTGGGGGGGCTGGTGGGGGCGCGCGCTGCGGGCCCCCCACGGCGCGGAGGGTCCAGTGATCGCGGACGTTCAGCAGGCCCTCAAAGAGCTTGTCTATACCGAGGCCGGGTTGCCGCGCGACGCGCTGGACATCCGTTTCGCCGCGCCCACGCCCAGCTGGGTCTCGGGCCTGACCCGCCCCACCCTGAACTTCTTCCTGCATGACCTGCGCGAGAACGCCGCGCTGCGCTCCATGGAATTCACGCACGCGCACACCGGCGCGGGCGTCAGCCGCACCCTCGCCCCGCGCCGCATGGACCTGCGCTTCCTGGTGACCGTGTTCTTCAAGGCGCAGCTCGACGAACTCGGCCGCGACGAGTGGCAGGTCCTGTGGCGCGTCCTGGCGGCCCTGATGCGCCAGGACGAGTGGGACGACCGCTACCTGCCGCCCGCCGCCCGCGACACCGGCCTGGGTATCCTGGGCACCGTCGCGACCGGCGACACTGCCAGCGTCTTCAGCAGCCTCGGGCAGACCGTGCGTCCCCACCTGAACTACACCGTGACCGTCCCGCTCGACTTGGGCGTCACCACCCGCTCCCCGCTGGTGCTGGAACGCGACCTGAGCTTTCACGGGCAGGCCACGCCGGGCAGCCCGGCCCCCGTCTCGCAGCGCCGCCGCTCGAGCTGGCAGCTGCTCGACGTGCAGGGCCAGCCGCTGGCCGACGCGCTCGTCCGCAGCGACGGGGGCGCGCGCGCCTTCAGCGACGCCCAGGGGGTCGTGCATCTGGACGCGCCGCGCGACTCGGTGCGGCACCTGTCGGTCCTGACCCTCGACGGGCGCGCCCTGCACCTCGACGCGAACACGCCCCAGGCGCAGCCGCGCCTGCCGGAGCCGGTCTGATGGCCCGCGCGGCCCGCGCCGGGGGTTGCCGGTGACCCTGACCTCCTCCCCGGACGCGCCCACGTCCGCCGACGTGCTCGGCACCGGCGTGGCCTTCCCGGTCGGCGTGAACGCACGCGGGCAGCTGGCGATGGTGTCCGGCGAGCGCGCCGTCACGCAGGCGATCCTGACCCTGCTGATGACCGCGCGCGGCCAGCGCGTCATGCGGCCCGAGTACGGCTGCCGCATTCACGAACTGGTGTTCGCGCCGGGCGACGCCACCACCCTGGGTCTCGCGTCGTTCTACGTCGACGAGGCCCTGCGCACCTGGGAGCCCCGCATCGACGTGGACGGCGTGCAGGCGCAACTGGACCCGCAGGACACCGCGCGGGTCGTGGTGGACATCCGCTACCGGATCAAGGGCCAGCCGGAGCCGCGCTCGCTGGTCTTTCCCTTCTACCGCTCCCTGTAGGCCCGCCCCCCGCGCGCCGCGCCACCTTCCTTCCCGCTGCCCCCCTACTTCTGGAGATCCCGCCGTGCCCTTACCGACCGTGAACCTCGACGACCGCCGCTTCGACGACATCCTCGAAGAGGCTCGCCGGCTCATTCCGCAGTACTGCCCGGAATGGACCGACCACAACGCCAGTGACCCCGGCATCGCCATCATCGAGATCTTCGCCTGGATGACCGACCTGCTGCTGTACCGGGTCAACCAGGTGCCGGACAAACTGCTGATCGCCTTCCTGGAGATGATCGGCGTGCAGCTCGCCCCGCCCCGCGCCGCCGTGGCGCCCGTCACGCTGTACCTGAGCGCCCCGCAGGACACGCCGCTGGTCATCGCGGCCGGCACCGAGGTCGCCACGCTGCGCACCGAGGTGAACGAGGCGACCGTGTTCTCCACCGAACGCGCCGGCGTGATCCGGCCCCCCACCCTGACGGGCCTGTTCACCGCGAACACCCTGGCGCAGGTCCGCCTGGACGCCGAAGGGACCGCCGGCGCCGACACCGCCGGGGCCGTCCGGCACGACCTGGCGCAACTGGGCCTGCCGGGGCACCGCTTCCCGATCTTCCAGCCGGAACCGCGTCCCGGTGACGCGCTGTTCCTGCAACTCGCCGACGACCACAGCGAACACGTGCTGGCCCTGAGCCTGGGCGTGGAACTTGCCGGGGGCGCGGGCGTGAACCCCAACCACCCGCCGTACGTCTGGGAGGCGTGGCAGGGCGGCGTGGGCCGCTGGGTGCCGTGCGAGGTCGAGTACGACGGCACGCACGCCTTCAACGTGTCCGGCGAGCTGATCCTGCGCCTGCCCGCCATGCGCGAGGGCGCGTTCTTCGACCGGCGCGGCTACTGGCTGCGCTGCCGCCTGACCAACGAGCAGATGCACGCCGGGTACAAGGTCAGCCCCGACCTGGAAACCCTGCAGGTGGACGCGCGCGGCATCACGGTCCCGGCCCGGCACGCCACGGTCGTCATGAACGAACTGCTCGGGCAGAGTACCGGCGTGCCCGGCCAGCGGTTCCGGCTGCTGCACGGCCCGGTCCTGAATCTCGACCCGGACCGCGACGTGGTGGAGGTCACGACCGCCGAGGGCGACACGCTGGTGTTCACGCCGGTGATCGACTTCTCGGAATCCGGCCCGGACGACCGGCACTTCACGCTCGACACGACCAGCGGCGAGGTCGCGTTCGGGCCCAGCATCCTGCAACCCGACGGCAGCGTCTACCGGTTCGGCGCGACCCCCCCGCCCGAGGCGAGCGTCCGCCTGCGCCGTTACCAGTACGGGGGCGGCGCGTCCGGGAACGTCCCGGCCCGCACCCTGACCGTCCTGAAAAGCAGCGTGCCGTACGTGGCGCGCGTCACGAACCACGCCCCGGCCGCCGGGGGCCGCAACGGCCAGCAGCTCGAGGACGCCCTGCACCGCGTGCCGTCGCTGCTGCGCACCCGCACGCGCGCCGTCACCGCCGACGACTACGAGTTCCTGGCGGCGCAGGTGCCGGGTGTGGCCCGCGCGCGCTGCGTCACGCCGAACATGGCGGTGCCGGGGCAGACGTACCCCGGCTCGCTGCGCGCCCTGAACGTCCCGGCCGGGCAGGTCACGCTGGCGCTGCTGCCCAGCGTGTCGTTCGACGACCTGATCGGCCCGGACAGCGACGTGACCGACCCGCTCTCGCCGCTGACCGGCCGGATCGCGCCGGAACGCCTGACACTCAGTGCCGAACTGCGCGCCGCCGCGCAGGAGGAACTCGACCTGCGCCGCCCGGTCGGTACGACCCTGGACCTGCGCGCCCCGCAGTACGTGTGGGTCAGCGTGACCGCCACCATCCGCTCGTACCCCGGCGCGAGCCGCCCGGCCCGTGAGGACGTGCGCCGCCGCGCCATGCAGGCCCTGTACAGCTACCTGAACCCCTTCACGGGCGGCCCCGACGGGCGCGGCTGGCCCTTTGGCCGGACCCTGACCCTCAGCGAACTGTACGGCCTGCTGCGCGGCGTGAGCGGCGTGGAGGTCGCCGAGGACGTGCAGGTCGTCCTGACCGAACCCGGCCAGCCGCAGCAGCGCGAGACCGTCACCGGTAGCCTCCCGCTGCCCCCGCAGGCGCTGATCGTCTCGGACGTGCATCACGTGCGGGTGGATCACTGATGCCGCAACTGCAGGTCCGGCAGCGCGGGGAGGTGCTGCGCTCCCTGAACCTGGGCCGCCAGCTGTCCATCGGCCGCACGCCCGACAACGGCCTGCCGCTGCGGGACCCCAGCGTCGCCGTGCGACACGCCGAGATCAGCGTGGAGGGCGGCGCGCTGCTGCTGACCGACCTGGCCGGCAGCGAGACCGGCACCTTCGTGAACGGTCACCGCCTCACGCCGCACCAGCCGCACCGGCTGGAACACGGCGACGAGATCCAGATCGGGCCGTTCACCGTCGCGTTCCTGAACGAGGCCGCGCCCGCGCCCGCCCCGCCCGCCGCGGGCCGCCGGGACGTGCAGGGCGAACTCGCGGCCCGCCCGGCCCGGCCCCCGCTGCCCACCTACCCCGCCCCGCGGCCGCCGGCCACCGGGCCGGCCATGTACACGTCGTTCCTGCCGCCCTTCTACCAGGAATCCGAGTTTCTGGGCCGTTTCCTGAAGGTCCTGGAGAGCATCTGGGAGCCGATGCAGCGCCGGCAGGACAGCGTGGACCTGCACTTCGACCCGCGGGTCGCGCCGCCACCCGTGCTGGGCTGGACGGCGCAGTGGCTGGGCATTCCCCTCGACCCGCACTGGCCCGAGGCGCGGCAGCGTGCGTGGCTGCGCGAGGCGGTCACGCTGTACCGCTGGCGCGGCACCCGTTACGGCCTGACCCGCGCGCTGGAAACCGTGTACGGCCTGACCCCGGTGCTGCGTGAGGATTCGGCCGAGCCGCACACGCTGCGCGTCACGCTGCTCGACTCCCTGGACGGCGAGGACACCGCCAGCCGGGAGGCCGTCACCGCCTTCGTGTACGCGCACTCGCCCGCGCACACCCGCGTGATCGTGGAGTGGGCGGACCCGCCGCCCGCTCCGGCGCCGCCGCCCCCCACCACTGAACGGCCCGCCCAGCCACCCGCCGAGCCACCCGCCGAGCCACCTGCCGAGCCACCTGCCGAGCCGCCCGCCCAGCCGTCCACTGAGCCTCCCGCCGCACCGCCCCCCTCCACGGACCTCACGCCCCACCCAGGACGTCTCTGAATGACCGACACCACCACCTTCCATCACTACCAGCTGGGCCGGCCGCTCGGCAGCGGCTGGCTCGGCCCGGTTCACGTGGCCGCCGACCTCGACGAGAACCGCGAGGTCGCCCTGCGCGTCCTGGACGACACCAGCAGCGGGCAGTCGTTCCTGATCATGCAGCTCGAGCGGCTGCTGCTCAAGGTGCATTCGCTGCGGCACGCGCACATCCTGCCCACCGAGCCGCTGCAGCAGCGTGACCGCCGGGCCTTCTACGCCATGGAGCTGGGCCGGCAGGGCAGCGCCCGCCAGCTGCTGCAGGGGCAGGCGCGCAGCGCCCAGCCGCTCCCGATCGTGACGGCCACCGACCTGATCCGGCAGGCGGCCGCCGGACTGGCCCACGCGCACGACCAGGGCCTGATGCACGGCAACCTGAAACCCGAGAACCTGATCCTGCAACCCGGCCGCGCCCTGCTGGGCCAGACCGGGTACGTCACGCAACTCTCGGATTTCGGGCTGGCCGAGCTGCGCGCCGGCAGTTACGGTACGCACGACCGCGCCGTCGTGAACGCCCTGGCGTACATGAGCCCCGAACAGTGCCGGGGCGTGCGTAACGAACTGCGCACCGACCTGTACGCGCTGGGCCTGATCCTGTACGAACTCGTGACCGGTCTGGTGCCCTTCGAGATCCGCGACGCGGCCGAGGCGCTCGAGAAGCACCAGCACGTCGCGCCGCGCGTGCCCAGCCTGCTGCGCCCGGACCTGCCCCCTGCGCTGGAGGAGGTGATCCTGACCTGCCTCGCCAAGGACCCGCAGGACCGTTACGCCAGCGCCCGCGCGCTCGAGGCGGCCCTGCAGGAAGTCCTGAACGCCCTGATGCCCGGCGGGCCGGAACCCACCCTGCGTCTGAGCGCCCTGCCGGTCCTGCCGCCTGCCCCCAGCCTCGACGGGCAGCAGAGCGGTCCGGAAACGCGGCTGCTGGTGTTCAGCGAACGCCACGAACTGCTGCGCACCCAGGTCGTCACGTCGCCCAGCCTGACGGTGGGGCGCGCGCCGGACAACGCGGTCGTGCTGGAACACATCGGCGTGAGCCGCCACCACCTGAACGTGGAGTTCACGGGCGGGCAGGCGCACGTCACGGAACTGACCGCCACGAACGGCACCGTCATGGACGGCCTGCCCCTGACGCCCATGACCCGCCTGCGCTGGCCGGCGCGCA includes:
- a CDS encoding phage tail protein; this encodes MDFKATASFNRGRPRVTATLRLGPLGQVTFTAGGNDPIPTPAARPTHRQDGNPQRSSLSILSNHRYQVSIDGLEYAAFSEVSGLQVETETMDFIEGGVNDRVLRLPVRSRVGNLILKRGLVAGNELLEWHLNIVQGYLDVRNVTVTVYDHPQASRTAAGGQALEAQVRMRFELLQAYPVKWSGPTFSGNGDAVSVETLELAHSGFLQTSR
- a CDS encoding phage tail protein, with the protein product MTAPTRKDPLVAAYFSVQFDNKVVGAFRECTGLGSESQVVEYRATDAKGRAVLIREPGTMKYNDIVLKRGITNDMDMWTWRQQVEEGNMDEARRSGTITLHNQKGEPVAAWTFERAWPSKLNGPTYDAKSNEVAIEELTITHEGYKRVPAGG
- a CDS encoding phage tail sheath subtilisin-like domain-containing protein, producing the protein MPEYLSPGVYIEESQSGPRPIEGVSTTTAAFVGFAPNGPANTPVFVANWQQFKEIFGTADASGARNPFMDGAYLAQSVYAYFNNGGTRCYVVRLVPNQTDARTARTVEAARPLQLPSRASKAVPSLSIVARDGRQSDIQIEVLAPDPVKTDAAPKGKDGKPAENPDEGSDGLFTLKVTRNDLTETFPNVSIGKKHARNVAEVINKESTLITIEEASSTGPLVERAPEAGTYVLQADSNVIEQGRELKGQDFVGSVDSRSGIESLEIAEEVSMIAVPDLMSAYQAGMIGADGVKAVQRALIDHCERNANRIALLDTPPDLTPQQAVKWRNVDTNFDSSYAAMYYPWMKIEGPDGNPMMVPPSGFVAGIYARNDVERGVHKAPANEVVRGILGPAIQITKSEQDILNPIGVNCIREFPGMGVRVWGARTLSSNAQWRYVPVRRLFNYVETSIERGTQWAVFEPNDENLWFRIRRDINSFLTSVWRDGALFGNTTREAFYVKCDAELNPDEIRDRGILQVEIGMAPVKPAEFIVFRFSQHAGGGQ
- a CDS encoding DUF4255 domain-containing protein, with amino-acid sequence MIADVQQALKELVYTEAGLPRDALDIRFAAPTPSWVSGLTRPTLNFFLHDLRENAALRSMEFTHAHTGAGVSRTLAPRRMDLRFLVTVFFKAQLDELGRDEWQVLWRVLAALMRQDEWDDRYLPPAARDTGLGILGTVATGDTASVFSSLGQTVRPHLNYTVTVPLDLGVTTRSPLVLERDLSFHGQATPGSPAPVSQRRRSSWQLLDVQGQPLADALVRSDGGARAFSDAQGVVHLDAPRDSVRHLSVLTLDGRALHLDANTPQAQPRLPEPV
- a CDS encoding GPW/gp25 family protein; the protein is MTLTSSPDAPTSADVLGTGVAFPVGVNARGQLAMVSGERAVTQAILTLLMTARGQRVMRPEYGCRIHELVFAPGDATTLGLASFYVDEALRTWEPRIDVDGVQAQLDPQDTARVVVDIRYRIKGQPEPRSLVFPFYRSL
- a CDS encoding putative baseplate assembly protein; translated protein: MPLPTVNLDDRRFDDILEEARRLIPQYCPEWTDHNASDPGIAIIEIFAWMTDLLLYRVNQVPDKLLIAFLEMIGVQLAPPRAAVAPVTLYLSAPQDTPLVIAAGTEVATLRTEVNEATVFSTERAGVIRPPTLTGLFTANTLAQVRLDAEGTAGADTAGAVRHDLAQLGLPGHRFPIFQPEPRPGDALFLQLADDHSEHVLALSLGVELAGGAGVNPNHPPYVWEAWQGGVGRWVPCEVEYDGTHAFNVSGELILRLPAMREGAFFDRRGYWLRCRLTNEQMHAGYKVSPDLETLQVDARGITVPARHATVVMNELLGQSTGVPGQRFRLLHGPVLNLDPDRDVVEVTTAEGDTLVFTPVIDFSESGPDDRHFTLDTTSGEVAFGPSILQPDGSVYRFGATPPPEASVRLRRYQYGGGASGNVPARTLTVLKSSVPYVARVTNHAPAAGGRNGQQLEDALHRVPSLLRTRTRAVTADDYEFLAAQVPGVARARCVTPNMAVPGQTYPGSLRALNVPAGQVTLALLPSVSFDDLIGPDSDVTDPLSPLTGRIAPERLTLSAELRAAAQEELDLRRPVGTTLDLRAPQYVWVSVTATIRSYPGASRPAREDVRRRAMQALYSYLNPFTGGPDGRGWPFGRTLTLSELYGLLRGVSGVEVAEDVQVVLTEPGQPQQRETVTGSLPLPPQALIVSDVHHVRVDH
- a CDS encoding FHA domain-containing protein, whose protein sequence is MPQLQVRQRGEVLRSLNLGRQLSIGRTPDNGLPLRDPSVAVRHAEISVEGGALLLTDLAGSETGTFVNGHRLTPHQPHRLEHGDEIQIGPFTVAFLNEAAPAPAPPAAGRRDVQGELAARPARPPLPTYPAPRPPATGPAMYTSFLPPFYQESEFLGRFLKVLESIWEPMQRRQDSVDLHFDPRVAPPPVLGWTAQWLGIPLDPHWPEARQRAWLREAVTLYRWRGTRYGLTRALETVYGLTPVLREDSAEPHTLRVTLLDSLDGEDTASREAVTAFVYAHSPAHTRVIVEWADPPPAPAPPPPTTERPAQPPAEPPAEPPAEPPAEPPAQPSTEPPAAPPPSTDLTPHPGRL